GCGCGCTGATGGCCTCCCTGACGGCCGGGGCGGGCCTGGGCCTCAACAGCCAGATCTTCGTCTTCACCCTGGTGTCCGCCGTCCTCTTCGGCGCGTCCCGCACCCTCTTCAAGAACGTTTTCATGCGGGACGCCGAGCACTTGAAGACGGGCGTGGAGGCGATGCTGGGCCAGGAGGCCGTGGTGACGGAGGCGCTGGCGGACGGACACGGGGGCACCGTGCGCATCAACGGCGAGCTGTGGATGGCGCGCTCCCTGTCCGGGCCCCTGCCCGAGGGCGAGCGCGTCACCGTGGAGCAGATCGAAGGCCTCAAGTTGTGGGTGCGACGCCCGTCGGCGTCCAACGAAGTCGCGCTGCAACCGGCGCGTCGCAAGAAGAAGGAGAATGAAGG
The sequence above is drawn from the Corallococcus sp. NCRR genome and encodes:
- a CDS encoding NfeD family protein, giving the protein MDTTAWQLWLIAAIVLGALEIKLSGFVTLWLAVGALMASLTAGAGLGLNSQIFVFTLVSAVLFGASRTLFKNVFMRDAEHLKTGVEAMLGQEAVVTEALADGHGGTVRINGELWMARSLSGPLPEGERVTVEQIEGLKLWVRRPSASNEVALQPARRKKKENEGWD